In Candidatus Vicinibacter proximus, the genomic stretch CACAGGGAGAGGGGGTATATTTTGTTTCATTTTTTACCACAACGGCCACCGTGGAAATTATATGATTTGGGTATCTTACGTTCGCCTGATGGATTGCCGTTCTTTCTGCACAAATTCCACAAGGATAGGAAGCATTTTCCTGATTTGATCCCAATATAATTTCCGAAATATTTTCTAACCTGATTGCTGCGCCGACAAAATAATTTGAGTAGGGGGCGTATGATGTTTCGGTAGCATATAAAGCGGATTCCAGCAACTGAAAATCTTCCTCATTCAACTTGGAGCCATGCGAGACAACTTCAAAATTAATTGTACAATTTTTGATAATCATTTATGATTTTTTTACGACAATTTTTTGAGTGACTGTTTCAGTAGTATGAATCATCTGTATATAGTAAAAACCACTTTTCATTTTTGTGGAAGGTAGTTGGATCAGGTTTTTACCTTGATTAACAGATATAGTAATATTTTCTATTTGGTTAAATGCAGGATCCAGTATTCTAAAGCTGGCGGTCTTAATTATTGGGTTGTTTATGGTAAACTCAACATTTAGATCTCCTGCACCAAGCGGATTCGGATAAAGACTCAATTTGTTTAATGCAGAATAAGAACTGGATAGTGAAGCAATTGGTGATTCGGATTTGAAACCATCATGATGCATACTTGTGATTCTGTAATAAACTTCATTTGGCGAACTATTGGAATCGTTAAATGAATAGTTCTTGTTGGAACTTGATTGACCACTTGCAGATACTGTTCCTATGGAATCAAATTTAATTCCATTTAAACTTTTCAGGACAATGAAGTATTTTGAATTTTTCTCAGAAACTGTAGTCCAGCTTACATTTTGTAAAGATCCTGTTTTTCTGATTTTGAGACTAGTAAATTGAGTTTCTGATTGGGTACCGGAACTTAATTTTTGAGCTCCGAAGCCAACTGCACTTAATTCAATTGTTTCGAATTCTGCACTACTTTCATTTTGTGTAATGGAAGAGAGGATATAAGTGTTTTGAGATAGACTTATGGAATTCTTAAATTCCTTGTATTCATTTTTGGATGTCAAAGCATGGTTGGATTCAGGATTTGGATTTCCAGGTGATTTAATGGTAAAAAGTTTTAATTGCTCTTTTGTATAACCAGGAATAGAGCCTTGCACTTCTTCAAAATCCAGATTATTTAGATAAACTTTAACTCTAACCGGTTGCGAAAGGATTTTGGATGAATAAACCTCCCAATATTTATGGATTGCAAAATGCTCATTTTGTTTGTCGGTATAATCAGCAGTAATTTTAGCTGCTTTTTGGGCCCCGTATTTTTCTGTAGTATGTTCTGAAATTTTTAAAGTTCCATCCAGTATAGAGCCTATATTTTGACCATTTGTTTGAATGGACATAATTAAAACATCATCATTTTCATCAATGGTATTATTATCATAATAGTAGTTTGAATATATTCCATCATTACATTCAAAATTAGCTGTAATGTGTTGATTGGCTTTTAAAACTGATCTTGTCTTAGGTGTATAGGTATTTAGGCAAGCAGATGCTGCAATTTTACTTCTTATCAGATCTCCCGGCTCTTTACCTAATCCAAGGGAAAGGTCTATTCCGGGCTGTCCTGCCAAATAGCAATAACTCATAAGTGTCCCTTTTGTTGGTTTTTGACCAGCCAGGCAAGTTCCTTCTACCTTTGCACAATTGTCAATAGGTTGATTTTTATTGGGTCCCCAGACACAAGCGTGCGTATGTCTTGAGCCTAAAACATGTCCAATTTCATGCGCTGCAGAATACACATCGAAGCTAAAATTAGGGATGCCTGAGTAGCTCCCATTGACATTTACATAGGCATAGGAATAGTTCTTCTGACATAGAGAATTAATGTAAGCTATTCCTCCTAATGCGGCTTTCCCATTTCTGGTTGCTCCGGAAAGACACAATGATATGTTGCCATTATAGGTTTTGTACTTAAGTCTCAAGTGATCCAATTCTTCTGTTGCAGTAGTATGTGGGAAGCCATCCGGTGATGTGTGTATAATGATTTCTGAAATACTGATTTGGATATCCTCTCTTCGGTAAATTGTATTTATTTGATTGAACATTCCAAGAATATAATTACTGACATCCTGTGGGTTTTTATTGAATTTTAAATATAAATCATAATCTGCCCGAATGCTTATAGCGACTCTTTTACAGCTTTCCTTTGCTCTGGAAGTAAAAAGACCTTTGTCTTCAATGAAATGCCTGATATCATCTGTATTGCATGTGGCTATTATTTCATGTTCATTTTCAAGGTTGGCTTTAGTAATATTTGTGAAAAATTTGTTTTTGTTTGAATTTCCTGGCGTGATGCAAAAACTATTGAATCCATCTACTTGAATGTGCCCTGTTATAATTCCTTTGCTAAGACTTACACTTACCATGGATTGCAGGTTGTTGTTTATTATTCCTTTTAAATGAATGCCCTTATCTAAATTTATTTCCTTTAAATTTTCTTGATCTAAAAGATAAAATTTGAAATCGGGTTCAAAAAAATCGTAAGCAGTAAAATATATTTTCTGCACGCCTAATTCTGGCAGATAAATGTCTGTTTGAACCAGTTTGTTGTTGGACTTCAACCAATTTTCATAGAAACTTACGCTGGTTTCTAAAGAGGCTTGGTTTTTATGGGCTTGGAGGGAAATTGCTTTTTTATCAAACAAAGTTTTTCGTTCAATGTCACAGGATGCTTTTAATTCAATTAAAGAGAATGGATCTAATTTATATTGTGCGTTTGCTGAAGTCGCCAGAAGTAATATTGCGTATATTGCTATTTTTCGAAGGAAAGTTAACCGTGAGGAAAAATATACTCTAAAATTCATGGGATCTGATTTTAAAAACTCGTTAATTAGTTAAATACACATTATATATTTTAATAATATGTTACTCACTGAACAAGAATTATGCCAAACATTAAAACTGCGTTTGAGTGGATTATATAATAATTGTGAATTAGGGTTATTGCAAGATTATATACTTAAATCAGAGTGGTTTAAAATATATAATTCTGGAATTTGTAAGAATGTAAGTAAGGAATTGCCTACGTTTAAACAAATTGTCGATGATCTGGCCTCTATGGTTCCAGTACAATATGCCATTCACGAATCTGATTTTATGGGATTGGTTTTATATGTTGATTCATCAGTTCTAATTCCACGTCCGGAAACCGAAGAATTAACTGCTTGGGTTTCTCAAAAAGGAGGAAATAATTCAACTTTAAAAGTTTTAGATGTAGGTTGCGGATCAGGGTGCATATCTATTTACTTAAAGAAAAAGCATGTGCATTGGAAGGTGACGGCCTTGGATGTATCCGCATTGGCTCTCCAGGTGGCTAAAGAGAATGCAACAAGAGTTGGTGTTACCATTGATTTTATACAACTTGATTTCTTAAAGGAGGGAGATTTGATTTTGGATTCATTTGATATTATTGTTTCAAACCCACCGTATATAAGTAAAGAAGAATCCAATGTAATGTCTACGAATACACTTGCCTATGAGCCTGAAATTGCTCTTTTCCCAATAGGAGATGATCCACTAATTTTTTATAAAGAAATAGCTCTTTTTGGAAAATCACACCTTAAGCCTGAAGGTGAAATTTATTGCGAATTAAATGAATTCCTTGTTTTGGAGATCCATGAAATATTTAGATTAAATGGGTATCGGTCGATTGAAATCCGAAACGATATGCAAGGAAAATCAAGGATGTTAAAAGCCAGAATGGCCTAATGTCCTGTAACGATAATTTTAATAGTCCTTTTAGATGTCGCCAGAAAATAGACCCCATTTTGGATTTGATCCCAATGGTTATAAATATTTTCTATGGAATAGTGGATCATTTGTCCATCAATAGAATACATTTTACCGGTAGTGAAATTATCTAAATATTCCTTTAATTGGTGTTTGTCAAAAATAAATTCATTTCTGCCAACTTTAGAAGAGATTGTTTTAAAGCCGGTAGGAAGGCGGAAGTCTGCATTCATTTTGAAAACTCCTCTGCCGTGGGTAAAAGCCAATATTTTATTTTCAGTATTTAAATATAGTAGATCATAAACTTGAACGACATCGAAATCTGAATCCGTATAATTTATCCAGGTTTTTCCGCCATTATCGCTGGCAAATAGACCCAGGTCACAACCGGCAAATATAATATCTGGATTTTGCATATTGTATGCAACGGTATGAAATGGAACGTCTGGTAAACCATTGCCGATTGCTTTCCAATGGATGCCAAAATCTTGACTTACATACAGATGTTCATTTCCAAATCCACCAAGACTTACAAGCATCATAGAATCACTTTTTGGATGAAATGCAATATCGGTGACAATTCTGTTTGGCAGTAAATTGGAAATTTCTTTGGAGGTTTTTCCTTCATCAACACTTAGGAATAATCTTGCAGTTTGCGATGGATCTGGCATAGTCGAAAATGCAAGTACTGATTTATTGCGACGGGATAGTTCAATTGAGTTGATGGGCGCTGAAGTAGGGTTGCTCGAAAGAGAATTCCATTCTTTCCCATTGTCAACAGACTTTATCAATTGCCTGGACCCGCCAAATATTAAATTCTCATCCAAAGGGCTCATTTTTAATGGGCTGATAAAGCAGCTTAAAGGGTCAGGTTTAAGTACTTCTATCCAGGTTTTGCCATAATCAGTAGATCTGTATAGATTTAAGTTTTGCGCCAGACAAATCATATTCTTTGGATCTGAGTGATTGATTGTGCAATAGGCGCCATCCCCAATGGAAACCAATTTCCATATACCGGATGGATCAAATAATGCACAATTATTGTCCTGAAGACCTCCAAGAATTATTTTTTCACTTTTCTGATCAACCACTCCTGAATAAAACTGAGTAGTCAATAATCCATCATTACATGCATAAAAGTTTGTGCCAAAATCATCAGACCTAAACACGCCACCATCTGTTGCAAAATATAGTTTGGATGGATCTAAGGGGTTTGATACTATGTCATGAAAATCAGCATGGACTTTAATTTTATTTAATGTATAACGGTTGAATTGATTTCCATTGCCCAAACTATCTATGAACAAATCAACACCCCCCGCAATAATTTTACTGGAGTCATTATCCTTAATTTTTAAACCACGGGCATACCAACTTTGATACGTGCCAATGTCCGGAACTGTACTGTAGAAATAATTTGAAAATCCATCTCTAGATCTAAGCCATTGGACAGTTTGAAACTGATCTGACAGTAATGCGTACTGCCTCTGAGGGTTCTTTTGGTAATTTGCCAGCATTATCCTGCCTCTCAAATGGTCAAATTGTGGTAAATTCATTTTAGACCAATTAGCGCCACCGTCAATACTTGTGAATATTCCAAAATCGTCTGCATCTATTCCGCCTACGCCAACAGTTAAATATTCAGGAGAAATTGGATTCATGATCATCTCTACAGACATTTTCTTGTCCAGTATCAACTCCCAGTTAGTCCCTTTATCCTTTGATTTTAAAATTCCTTTGGTGGTTGCAGCATAAACAATATCAGGATTTTTGGGATCTATTAAAATCCGCCAAACACCATGGTATTCTTCCTTTTTCCAGTCAAGTGATTTGTGCCAACTTAGACCCCCATTTGTGGATTTCAAAATTCCAATTCCCCAGGATCCTCTTAATGTTCTCACATACTTTCCGCCATCAGTCCCCTGATAATTATAAATTTCACCTGTTCCAATGTAAAGAATTTTTGGGTCTGTGGGATGGATCGCAATACTGGTAACGCCAAGCGCCGGAAATCCAGTTTTAACGGGAGTCCATGCTTGAGGACCTTTCCCCCCTGAGGTAGATTTCCACAATCCAGCTCCAGCTGTTCCGACCCATACCTGGTTGGTATCCACCGGATTAATAGCCAGAGTTAGGCATCTTCCCGCAATTTTATTGGGTCCGAGACTTTCCCATCTATTTTCATTGCGAAAGATTAGATCAGGTTTTGGCAAATGCTCCATGCTTTGAAAAGCATTTGAATATAAATTAGCAGGAAAAAATTGGTAGGGGAATGTCCTCTTAAGGTTTTCAAACTCCAGAGCTTTATAAACGCCTGCATGTTTTTGTGGGTTTGATATTTCCTTTTTTGTGCAAGTATTTAGAAAAATAAAGGATAAGGAAAAGAATGTAATGAATAGGATCAATCTCATGGTCATCCCCCTGTTCTCTTGGTGTTTTTAAAACCCTTTTGGATAAGTATTTCAATAATTTTTTTTACATGATCTCCCTGTATTAATATTTCACCATCTTTTACACTACCACCGACTCCACATTTTTGCTTTATAAATTTTGCAAGTTCTTCCAATTTGTCATCTGATAACAATAGACCCATAATTTTGGAAACTGCTTTTCCTCCTCTGTGTTTGGTCTCCAATTGAACCCTCACGATTTGTGTGCTTAATGAAATTTGATCTGTGGATTCTTCTGCTTTTTCTTGACTACTTGAGTCATGAGTGGAATATATCAGTCCAAGATCTGAGAGATTGTTGAATTTCTTTACCATGGTTAGATTCTTTGCCCTTTTAAGGCCTCTTGAATAGTATTGTCCATTGCCTGGTGAGCAAGAGGCGTGGTAACTTCCTTTAATTTTTCCATCTCAAGCTGAATGCTTTCTTTTGTTTGCAAACTAATTTGTTTTTTAAGATCAAAGCAAATATTTTTAATTTCCATATCTTTTATAGGAGATATCCAGGACTGATGATTTTTTAGAAATTTTTCAGTGTGCAAGATCAATATTTCAGCTTCATTAATCAAATCAACTAAGGATTTTTTTTCTATGTCTGATGCAGCATGTAAAATGGATTCAGAGAGCATCCTTGCCATTTCGTGCGGACTCAAAGAAAACTGAGATTTAATTTCAATTTCCTGCGCTTGGCCTGATCTTAATTCTTTGGCTTTAACTTTTAAAATGCCATCCACATCTACATGGAAACTTACTTCTATTTTTGGAATGCCTGTTGCCATTGGGGGTATCTTGTCCAGGATAAATTCACCGAGCAAACGATTATGTTCCACTAAATCCCTTTCACCCTGATATACTGCAATTTTAAGTTTAACCTGCCCATCTTTCGAAGTAGTATAGTTTCTCGCCTGATTTATAGGTAGTTTTGAATTTCTAGGGATGATTACGTCCATAAGTCCACCTAATGTTTCAATACCTAAAGAGAGCGGATTTACATCCAGTAAAAGTAAGTCTTTTCTGTTTCCACTGAGGATATCAGCCTGAATAGCTGCGCCAAGACATACCGCTTCATCCGGATTCAAATTGTCGTTGGGCATAATTTTAAAAAAATCACGAACTGCAGATTTGATTACTTTCATCCTTGTGGAACCGCCCACCAAAAGCACTTCATCAAGTTCTGTTAAAGCAAGTCCACTGTCTTTAAGGGCAAGTGAGCAGCAATCTAAAGTTTTTTTAACTAAGGGTTTTGTAAGTTCCTCAAACTCACTTTGAGAGATGTGAAGTTTTATTCCATTCCATTCTGTAGTGTGGGATTTGTTTTCATTTAGATACATTTTTGCCTTTTCAGCGAGAATTCTCAATTTGTTTTTATGGGCAAAATCTTTAGGCGATTCAATACTATATTTTTTTGACCAAAATTCCACAATAGCCTGATCAAAATCATCTCCACCTAAAAATGTGTCTCCTCTGGTGGATAAGACATCAAATACCCCATCCTCAATTCTGAGTATAGAAACATCAAATGTTCCACCTCCCAAATCATATACAGCTATTTTTTTGGATTCTTCCCGGTTCAGACCTATTCCAAATGCTAAACTTGCAGCAGTGGGTTCATTTACAATTCTTAGAACATCAAGTCCAGCAAGTCTTCCGGCATCTCTAGTAGCTTGTCGTTGGTTGTCGTTGAAATATGCGGGTACCGTTATTACTGCTTTCTCAATTTTAGCCCCTGTACTTTTTTCCGCTTCTTCTTTCAAATATTTTAGAATCATTGCTGAAAGCTCAATCGGAGTGTAGTATTTATCCTTGATTTTTACTCTAATCAATTCATCTGAGCTGTCTTCGCTCAGGTGATATCCAAAGTGTTGTTTTTGATTCTTAAGGTCATTCAAAGACTTGCCCATCAACCTCTTAACTGAATATATAGTGGATTCCGGGTCCAGACTTAGTTGCTTCTTTGCGCCTTGCCCAACAGTAATTTTTCCATTAGAGTTAAGGTGAATTATGGAAGGGACAAAAAGGTCGTTTTGGTCTTTGTCTTTAATTATCAATGGGTTGCCATCTTTAATCAGGGAAATAAGGCTGTTGGTAGTGCCAAGATCAATTCCAACAATGATCTCCTCATTTTTCTTTATAGCGCCTGTCTTGAAGTTAATTGCAATTTTCCCCATGATTTCTTATAAACCAAATCTTAATTAATGTGTTTAAGTGAGCATATGTTGAGCATAAGCAAGAATAAACAAACCATTTTATTTATTGTTTTGGCAGGTTTGTTCATTACAAATGCAATTTTAGCAGAGTTTATTGGAGTTAAAATCTTTTCTCTAGAAAAATCACTTGGTTTTACACCGCTAAATTTCTCATTATTGGGCATTGAAAATTTGGCTTTTAATCTAACAGCCGGAGTTCTCTTATGGCCTGTTGTTTTTATATTGACCGATATAATTAATGAATATTTTGGGCCCAGAGGGGTCAGATTCTTATCTTATCTTGCTTCCGCATTAATAGTTTATGCATTTATAGTTGTTTTTTTTGCTGTCAGACTTCAACCAGCAGATTTTTGGCCAACATCACATATTACTGGTAATAACCCATCACTTGGATCCGAAGTAGGTAATCTTAACACAGCTTATAGCCTTATTTTTGGTCAAGGTTTATGGATCATCCTAGGTTCTCTTATTGCGTTTATTTTTGGACAGATTTTAGATGTTTATGTTTTTCACAAAATAAAAGAAAAAACAGGGGAAAATGGAATTTGGCTTAGATCTACGGGGTCAACAATAATCTCCCAATTCATTGACAGTTATATTGTTTTGTTTATTGCGTTTTATTTTGGAGCAGGTTGGTCTCTCAGGCAAGTTTTAGCAATTGGGACAGTCAACTACATTTATAAATTTCTTGTTGCTGTAATTATTACGCCTCTAATATATATAATTCATCATTGGATTGAAAAATTTCTGGGAAAAGAGTTAGCATCAAAGTTAAAACTTGAAGCCATGAACAGACAAAATTCTTAATTATCTCAATTATGGCAAAGCAGATCAGTAATACCATCTTAATGGTTAGACCAACTCATTTTGGTTATAATCAGGAGACAGCTTCCAGTAACAAGTTTCAAAAAAAACAAGAGAAACAAGATGCAAAAGACATCAAGCAAAAAGCCTGTGATGAATTTGATCAAATGGTATCAGATTTAAGATCTAAAGGTGTCCAGGTATTGGTTTTTATAGATTCTGAAGATATTTTAAAACCCGATGCTGTTTTTCCGAACAATTGGATCAGCATGCATGAGGATGGAACCTTGATAACATATCCCATGTTTGCGCCGATCAGAAGAAAAGAGAGAAGTGAAAGCATAATTGAATCTTTGATCAAAGATTTTGATGTCAGAAAGCGCTTGTCCCTAGAATTATTTGAAAGTAAAGATTTGTTTTTGGAAGGGACCGGTAGCATAATATTTGACCATGAGCATAAACTTGCTTATGCTTGTCAAAGTGTTAGGACATCCATTGAAGTATTGCAAAAACTTTGTTTGATAATCAATTACAAACCCATACTGTTTAATGCTTATGACGCCTCAGGCTACCCTATATATCATACGAATGTTTTAATGGCTTTAGGTATTGATTTTGTAGTTATTTGCATGGATGCCGTGGAGGAAGGAAGCAGGCAAAGATTAGAAGAACAATTTAAAGAAACGAGAAAGGAGGTTATAGACATTTCTTTTAAGCAAATGGAGTCTTTTGCTGGAAATATGCTTCAGGTTGAAATGGAAAATCATAAACCATTGCTGGTAATGTCAAAATCAGCATATGATTCTTTAAATGTAGATCAACTCAAAAAAATTAACGCCAAAACAGAAATTTTATCAGTAGCAATTCCCACTATAGAGCAAATTGGTGGTGGAAGTGCACGCTGTATGATGGCAGAAGTATTTTTGCCACCAAAAGGCACAAATTAATTTTAAAATCTGCTTGCAATAAATAATTGAAATTTTATTTTCCTATTTTATTTTTATTTATTGCGGAATGGTCTAATTTACCTAGTAATAATATATTTTCAATCAATTATTTTTTTGGAATAATTCTAGATATTCGGTTTGAGTATTTTTAATAAAATTTCAATCGTACGATCCAATTCTTCTATAGTGTTCAATTGTGAAAATGAAAATCGAACTGTTTTTCCTTTTGCATTTGGGCGGATGTAATTAAGAACATGTGAAGACTTTTCGGTTCCTGATGAACAAGCAGATCCACCGGAAGCTGAAATTCCATTTATATCGAGATTCATTAAGAGCCATTCAATTCCTTTTTGTTCTGGAAAATTGACGCTCAATATTTTTGGATTGAATTCTATTTCGGGTGTATTAAAGGATTCCGAGATTCCATTTTTGTTCAATCCTGATTTTAAATAATTGTTTAGTAGGGTAAGGTGATTCATTTTTTGTTCAAAAGATTCGGTAGTAATTTGGAGTGCTTTTGCCATAGCAGCAATACCAATAATATTTTCAGTTCCTGACCTCATATTTCTTTCCTGACTACCACCATAAATGAATGGTTTGATAAGTGTAGGTTCCTTAATATAAACAAATCCGATGCCTTTGGGTCCATGAAATTTATGGCCTGATCCTGTTGCAAAATCAATATCTAATTCGGTTACATTTAAGGGAACACTTCCAATGGATTGAACTGTGTCTGAATGATAGTATGCGTTGTATTTCTTACAAATCTCTGATATCGATTTGATTGGTGTAATGCTTCCAAGTTCATTGTGCGTATGTATTAAACTCACAAGAGAGGGGGCTTCACTTTGTTGTAATATGAATTCTAGTTCATTGAGGTCGATTCTGCCAAATTGATCAGGACTAAGATATTTTAATTGTATTTCTCCTTGTTGAGCATATTCCTTGCATGAGTACAGGACACATGGATGCTCTATTGGCGAACTGATGATGGTTTTTACATTTAGATTTCTTACGGCGGCTTGGATTATCATATTGGACGATTCCGTGCCACATGAAGTAAAAAATACTTGAGAAGGAGAGGTTTCCAAAAAATTACTCAAAATCTTTCTGCTCTCTTCAATTAAACTTTTAGCAGCAGCACCCTCTTTGTAGATGGCGGAAGGATTTCCAAAAATATTTTTAGATGTTTGAGTAATACATTCAATTACTTCAGGAAGCAATGGGGTAGTAGCCGCATTGTCGAGGTAAATCCTTTGATTCATAAAAATTATTAATTGTATTGTTCTATTTTAATTTTGATATTGTCTACCAGGTTTTTAGCAAGCATCTCCGATTTTGCTTCGCTGTAAATTCTGATTATAGGTTCAGTGTTTGACTTTCTAAGGTGAATCCAGGAATCCTCGAAATCAATTTTTAAACCATCGACCATATTTATCCGGGCCTGATTGTACTCATCTGATAGATATTTTAGCAAAGCTTCAAAATTAATTGTAGGATCAATTTTAATTTTATCTTTATACATAAAGTACATTGGATATTGAGCTTTTAATTCAGCCAGATTCTTGTTTTTTGTAGCCATATTTGCCAAAACAATGGCTATTCCTATTAACGAGTCTCTTCCATAATGTAAATCAGGTAAAATAATGCCACCGTTTCCTTCTCCTCCAATTGTGGCGCCTACTTCTTTCATTTTATTGACCACATGGACTTCTCCAACTGCCGATGAAAAGTGTTTGCCACCTTTTTGCAAAGTCAGATCAGCAAGAGCTCGCGATGAAGATAGGTTTGAAACAGTGTTTCCAGGTTTTACATCAAGCAAATAATCTGCGCAACATATTAGCGTATATTCTTCTCCAAAATATTGACCTTGGTGATCTACCAATGCTAATCTGTCAACATCCGGATCAACCGCAATGCCTATATCTGCTTTGTTTTTTGTAGCATTTATTAATTCAGTCAAATGTTCTTCTAGAGGTTCAGGATTATGGCGAAAATTTCCATCAGGATGTGAATTTATTAATTCATAAGTACACCCAAGACTATCTAATAATACGGGTATAGCCAAAGAGCCGGTGGAGTTTATACAGTCTGCCACCACGTGATATTTTTTGGATTTGATTAGTGATATCGGTAAATATGGGATAGCCAAAATGGAGTTTATGTGGTCTTCAATGCTGGTGTTATAAAAAGTTTTTTGTCCAATGCAGTCAATGTTTGCATAAACCAAACCCTCCAGATTGCTTAATTCTATGATTTGATGACCTTCTTCAGCTGAAATAAACTCTCCTTTCTCATTTAACAGTTTTAAAGCATTCCATTCCCGCGGATTATGGCTTGCCGTAAGTATAATTCCTCCAGCCGCCCTTAAATTTATTACGGCCATTTCAATGCTTGGGGTAGTCGAAAGTCCAGCATCGATAATATCAATGCCAAGGCTTTGGAGACTTGCCTCAACTAACTTAGATACCATTTCTCCGGAGACCCTGGCATCCCTTCCTATCACCACTTTAGGTTTTAAATTTCTCTTTAAAATTAACCTGCCAAAGGCCAAAGAAAATTTCACAATATCTTCAGTACTAAGGTTTTCTCCTTTTATTCCTCCAATGGTTCCCCGAATGCCAGAGACAGAGACTATAAGACTCATCTTTAAATTGATTTAGCTGACAAAAGTATTAATTTAGCGGCTTATTCATTAGATATAATTGCAAATCAAGACGAATGAAGGAATGGTTTTCAGAGTGGTTCAATACATCATATTACCATCTACTGTATAAGCAACGTGATGAACAGGAAGCCTCGGACTTTGTCAAAAATATGATTGATCTGCTGCCTACATATGATCATGCTAAAATTTTGGATGTAGCATGCGGTACAGGCAGACATGCTTTGTCTTTGAGTGAGTACGGTTATGATGTAACCGGATTTGATTTATCTTTGTCCAGCATATTGAAAGCTAAGGAATTTGAAAGCGAAAATCTCAATTTTTATCATCATGATATGCGAAGGGTTTTTCGGATAAATTATTTTGATATTGTTTTAAATTTATTTACCAGTTTTGGATA encodes the following:
- a CDS encoding amidinotransferase: MISIMAKQISNTILMVRPTHFGYNQETASSNKFQKKQEKQDAKDIKQKACDEFDQMVSDLRSKGVQVLVFIDSEDILKPDAVFPNNWISMHEDGTLITYPMFAPIRRKERSESIIESLIKDFDVRKRLSLELFESKDLFLEGTGSIIFDHEHKLAYACQSVRTSIEVLQKLCLIINYKPILFNAYDASGYPIYHTNVLMALGIDFVVICMDAVEEGSRQRLEEQFKETRKEVIDISFKQMESFAGNMLQVEMENHKPLLVMSKSAYDSLNVDQLKKINAKTEILSVAIPTIEQIGGGSARCMMAEVFLPPKGTN
- a CDS encoding cysteine desulfurase, with the translated sequence MNQRIYLDNAATTPLLPEVIECITQTSKNIFGNPSAIYKEGAAAKSLIEESRKILSNFLETSPSQVFFTSCGTESSNMIIQAAVRNLNVKTIISSPIEHPCVLYSCKEYAQQGEIQLKYLSPDQFGRIDLNELEFILQQSEAPSLVSLIHTHNELGSITPIKSISEICKKYNAYYHSDTVQSIGSVPLNVTELDIDFATGSGHKFHGPKGIGFVYIKEPTLIKPFIYGGSQERNMRSGTENIIGIAAMAKALQITTESFEQKMNHLTLLNNYLKSGLNKNGISESFNTPEIEFNPKILSVNFPEQKGIEWLLMNLDINGISASGGSACSSGTEKSSHVLNYIRPNAKGKTVRFSFSQLNTIEELDRTIEILLKILKPNI
- the glmM gene encoding phosphoglucosamine mutase, with the translated sequence MSLIVSVSGIRGTIGGIKGENLSTEDIVKFSLAFGRLILKRNLKPKVVIGRDARVSGEMVSKLVEASLQSLGIDIIDAGLSTTPSIEMAVINLRAAGGIILTASHNPREWNALKLLNEKGEFISAEEGHQIIELSNLEGLVYANIDCIGQKTFYNTSIEDHINSILAIPYLPISLIKSKKYHVVADCINSTGSLAIPVLLDSLGCTYELINSHPDGNFRHNPEPLEEHLTELINATKNKADIGIAVDPDVDRLALVDHQGQYFGEEYTLICCADYLLDVKPGNTVSNLSSSRALADLTLQKGGKHFSSAVGEVHVVNKMKEVGATIGGEGNGGIILPDLHYGRDSLIGIAIVLANMATKNKNLAELKAQYPMYFMYKDKIKIDPTINFEALLKYLSDEYNQARINMVDGLKIDFEDSWIHLRKSNTEPIIRIYSEAKSEMLAKNLVDNIKIKIEQYN